CGCCGCCGACCGCGGTGCCGACATCGCGTTGCTGCGCATCAACGGTGCCGGCGGACTTCCCGCGGCCCGGCTGGCCGACTCCGACAGCGCCAAGGTCGGTGACGACGTCGTCGCGATCGGCAACGCGCTGGACCTCGGCGCCGTTCCGTCGGTGACCCGCGGCGTGATTTCCGGGCTGGACCGCTCCCTGCCCGGCACCGAGACCGACCTCGCGGGGTTGCTGCAAACCGATGCCGCGATCAGCTCGGGCAACTCCGGCGGCCCACTGCTCAACGCGGCGGGACAGGTGATCGGCGTGGTCACGGCGGCGGTCACCAGCAACCACGCGACCACAGCCGAAGCGGTGAACTTCGCCATCCCGATCAACGACGCGCTGCAGGTGCTGAAGGGGTTCGGTGTCACCGTTCAAGGCGGCTGACCGGGAACAAGCCGCTGAAAAGTCCGGACGACCGAACTGGCGCTTCCCCCTTGACGAATTCGGCCCGGGCTGCTCGGCTGAGGTGGCGGGCGACGCGCGGCCCGCCCGCGGTCGACCGTCTGCCGAGGCGTGGCGCGCGCACGACCCTCGTGGCGAGGACCAGTGAGGGATGAGTGTCGAGGTGACCTGATGCATCCAGAAGACCTGACGCAGGCAGAGCAACGGGTTGCCCCACGGTCATTCCGCGCGTCACCCGGTCCGCGCTGCCTCTACTGCGGTGAACCGTGCCCCGCCGGCGATGTCCAAGGGGCTTTGGTGCCGGATTCTTCGGTGATCGATCCGATCTTCTTTTCCCTGGACGGCCAGCGGTACGTCAACGCCTGCTGTCCTGAGCACCTGGCGGCACTGATCGACCACGCCCGGTCGAGCTGGTCGATCGCCGAGCTGTGGTTCGGCCGCCTGTGCCGTGCCAGCAAACAGCCCGGAATGCGGGACGCCGACATGGACCAACTCCGCGCCAGGGCACGGTTGTC
This genomic window from Amycolatopsis mongoliensis contains:
- a CDS encoding S1C family serine protease produces the protein MILTAVVFGAAGGTIAQIVASHFTGAAGTTVTVEPAQRLTGTSLDVATIAAQVEPSVVNLAVTTSLGRAAGTGIILTSDGSVVTNAHVVIGATSVSVTRAGSTTDLPAVVIAADRGADIALLRINGAGGLPAARLADSDSAKVGDDVVAIGNALDLGAVPSVTRGVISGLDRSLPGTETDLAGLLQTDAAISSGNSGGPLLNAAGQVIGVVTAAVTSNHATTAEAVNFAIPINDALQVLKGFGVTVQGG